Proteins co-encoded in one Garra rufa chromosome 7, GarRuf1.0, whole genome shotgun sequence genomic window:
- the LOC141337942 gene encoding uncharacterized protein → MDLPAVQLLCLKQQDRSLEDHTRDFLDLACLTHFPDRSLSVFYHASLSEPCKARLPANGPREDFAAFVEWALESNGLYFSVCPVQEDLSSPTPDPEPSQLSSPRSTEHKPEPTAAAQPKPVAIKAPRSAAIKATEDIIAPEIEPDDATDQVCEPATLCNTVGVLVEIEGLEGVFVCCLLTSGVFGESVSVSEGDSVTLHTDVTEIHKNDDILWKFGAETSPIAEIDTSYGIFSTFNGTDGRFRDSLKPDNQTGSLTITNITTGHDGSYELEIIGAKWSSKTFSVTVYARLPVPYITRNSSPSSSSSSSSSSSTSSSAQNCSLLCSVVNVVNVTLSWYKGNSVLSSISVSDLSISLSLPLEVEYQDNNTYSCVLNNPISNQTQHLDISKLCHTCADQDLPFLYIVLISVAGSLLIVAAVMIFCICKKCRKTVQTQEEDITDSALCKSTTGEMIHLDAKDCNQKPEISNMNST, encoded by the exons ATGGATCTGCCAGCAGTCCAACTCCTCTGCCTGAAGCAACAGGACCGTTCGCTGGAGGACCACACAAGGGACTTTTTAGATCTGGCGTGTCTTACACACTTCCCGGATCGCTCGCTCAGTGTTTTCTATCACGCCAGCCTGAGCGAGCCGTGTAAGGCACGCCTACCAGCGAACGGTCCAAGGGAGGATTTCGCCGCCTTCGTGGAGTGGGCGCTGGAGAGTAATGGACTGTATTTCTCCGTCTGTCCTGTTCAGGAAGACCTCTCCAGCCCCACTcccgatccagagcccagccagctttCATCACCCCGCAGCACGGAGCACAAGCCAGAGCCCACCGCAGCCGCACAGCCAAAGCCCGTAGCGATTAAAGCGCCTCGATCTGCCGCAAttaaagcgacagaggacatcATCGCCCCGGAGATTGAGCCTGATGacgcgactgaccaggtgtgtgagccggctacaCTGTGCAACACCGTAGGAGTCCTTgtggagatcgagggcttagagggag tgtttgtttgttgtcttCTAA CATCAGGTGTGTTTGGTGAGTCAGTGTCAGTGAGTGAAGGAGATTCTGTCACTTTACACACTGATGTTACTGAAATACATAAAAACGATGACATACTGTGGAAATTTGGAGCTGAAACATCCCCCATTGCTGAAATCGATACATCTTATGGAATCTTTTCCACATTTAATGGTACTGATGGGAGATTTAGAGACAGCCTGAAGCCGGACAATCAAACTGGATccctgaccatcacaaacatcacaacTGGACATGATGGAAGTTACGAACTAGAGATAATCGGAGCAAAATGGTCATCAAAAACATTCAGCGTTACTGTCTATG CTCGTCTGCCTGTTCCTTACATTACCAGGAACAGTTCaccgtcatcatcatcatcatcatcatcatcatcatcaacatcATCATCAGCGCAGAATTGTTCATTGCTGTGTTCAGTTGTGAATGTGGTgaatgtgactctctcctggtacaaaggaaacagtgtattgtccagcatcagtgtgtctgatctcagcatcagtctctctctacctctggaggtggaatatcaggataacaacacctacagctgtgtgctcaacaatcccatcagcaaccagactcaACATCTGGACATCAGCAAACTCTGTCACACATGTGCAG ATCAGGATTTACCTTTCTTGTACATAGTGTTGATTTCTGTTGCTGGATCTCTTTTGATCGTAGCTGCAGTCATGATCTTCTGCATCTGCAAGAAATGTAGAAAAACAG tCCAGACACAGGAAGAAGACATAACTGATTCAGCATTGTGTAAATCAACAACAGGAGAAATG ATTCACCTTGATGCCAAAGACTGCAATCAAAAACCTGAGATCTCAAACATGAACTCTACATAA